Within the Salvia hispanica cultivar TCC Black 2014 chromosome 4, UniMelb_Shisp_WGS_1.0, whole genome shotgun sequence genome, the region TAAAAACGacgtattttttttatgaccTGGCTAAGATCCTATACATCATTGGATCTACACATTAATATCAGACCTTATAGATATGTTGCTCAACAAAAAAAGACATCATTATGGACATGTTTACTGCATTTATAGACCAAGCATTAGCCTATtgttttggtaaaaaaaaaaagataattatgNNNNNNNNNNNNNNNNNNNNNNNNNNNNNNNNNNNNNNNNNNNNNNNNNNNNNNNNNNNNNNNNNNNNNNNNNNNNNNNNNNNNNNNNNNNNNNNNNNNNGTAGAAacaggactcctattcgcggacagatgaaatattttttattttttatattttactaatttcgCATTAAACTTCcaaattctcaaatttaatgaaatagaGGAAATATCTAAAACTAaggaattaattaacaaatatgGTGTATTTATGAAGCAGCAGggaaaaacaataattattttgaaaatcgAGTCGAACTGACCAGTTCAACCGTGAACCGTCTCAATGTTGATCTGATTCGAATATATAAACCGCTCACCATTTGGACTTATGAACCCAAAAATTGGCTAGTTCAGTGGTGAAATGGCTTAGCGCGCAGTTGAATcaacttttgaattttttagtgcctttttagttttttaaataacaaagACAGATTTGAGTTGGAGTAATATTGAAGttggaaatgaaaatgaaatattttagtagTGCATATCATActttatgtttataattttcaatttattgttatgtttaaagtattttgataaatattttgtttattatttggaatttaaactattttgtaatcatataaatatgttgacatttcatattttatctgaTTCATTAGTATTGagttagtatttatttttggaatgttttattaaaattaagtaggTCTGCTTATTCGGTCGGTTCCTGTTTTTACCGGACCAGTTGACCAGTTAACggtttaatttttcataaatcctAGAATCAGAATTGGAACTGGTCGGTTAAGCACCAGTTGCTTCCaattccgaaccggaaccgatgcataattttaatccgaatttatttataattttaaaaatttcaatactaaaaaaataataaaccaatatctagaaatataacaaaataatacctaaaaattcaaattaatacaaaaaaaatacaaaccaacaatGCAATAATATTCATGCATGGGTCAAAATGATGCAAGTGAGTAGGTTGGACTAGTTTACGTTgtcaattattatatataaaaaataggtgttctaaaatttagcaatttttttaaaaaatgagttttaaaattgaattctattttctcttttttttttttggctaaacaaatatttgatggaatttccaatactaattgatcttgttgtgacttattagtttataatagaacatttaattaattattcacaaaCATGTTGAAATCGTAAATGAGTTATTaagttaaatttctatcatataaaatgatattgtatttgtataatttcttttggaaattaataCTGTAACAAACTTAGGATGCTCTACTCGTAGTAATTAGTTCATCAAAAATTGATTGGggaaataattgtagattcaAAGTACCACggtttaaacattttatatattttagaaaacaaagCTCACAAATTTAACACTGTTTAAATCAAAACAGCAttcaatgtttcaaattattttacttcaattcaattaagttagatttaatattatattaaattacaataaaaaaataatattgaattataatccggTTCCCGATTAGAAACTGGTAGGTTCCGATTAGAACCAGAAcctgttttattttaaaacttagaACCGGTTAACTGAGAACCGAAGAACTGTTTAAGCACCCCTAccattgagtcatttctatttttgatacAAATGCGATATATTTAATCTCTTACTTATTGGGGCGGGGCGAAGGTGTGATTTGAAAGTGAAATTGATCCATCCCGTAGGGACACAATCAATTGCAAGACGAAAATTGCGCATCAAAATTCGAAGATAGGTTACCTCTCTTCATGAGTAGGCATATGTTTAAAGGCCAGCACCTCAAAATTCTTCACCATTTCTGCATAAAACGACCACACTATGTAGGTCGTAAACACCGCGATTCCGATCACCTCCGCCGCCGACACCACTCCAAACGGCCCATCCACCAGAATCGGCATCGTCCACAGCCTCAGCCTTGCCTGCTTTCCACTACTCTTCTTCCTGCATAATTAAACCCTTCAATTCTTTTCCAATTCACACACTTAGCTCAATTAATCCTTCCAATATAAATTTACATACCCGTGATCATTCTCGTCTTCTTCGTCTCGTAAATAGATGTACGCGCTAGCAAGAAACGCAATGAGCAAGCACTGTAAATTAGGAATACACCTcctacataaaaaaaatttaaaaaatcgcATAATCAGATTGATATGGTAGATAACTATCtatcttgaaatttttaattttttttaattatattttgtttatttatctttccAACTGAACTGTCACGTGCAAACACAGTACCTGACACTCCGAACATAGGGGTGTTCATAGCTTGAATCAATTTGAGATAAGCTCGATGGACAGCATCGGATGGATAGAGAAATATGAGAGAAGCCCATGCAATGAAAATCACCCACATTAAAACTTTCAAGAtccattttgttgatgaaaCAAGAAAATTGGATGTGGCCTTCAAATTCTCATTTCTTGAGAGAAGAGGCTGTGTGCTTGATTTCTCCTCCATTTTTGGCTAACAAAATCTCAAGGAAATGCCAAAAGGGCTTTTCTAGGATATGGAATTTCGTCTACCACTAGCTTCCATCTATATATAGAAAGAATTctgtattactattattttcagaaaatggttacaattttcgaaattaaagtaaaaaccAAAATACAATTTGGTATGTAGTAATGGCGGGATAACGAACAACATCAAGCCATATTCATCATGTGTATTTGTGAAAAGacagaaataaaattgaaccACATAAACttataaatgattttatttactacctccgttcaccaaaatttgtcccactttgacccgacacgtgttttaagaaatgtaatggaaagtaagttgaaaaagttagtagattgcgggtcctacttttatatattagttttataataaaatgtgagtaggaatgagttagtggaatatttgtctactaccaaaaatgataaaagtgaaatgggataaattttgggggacagacggaaatggaaaaatgagacaaattttagtggacggaggtagtatattattttaacgTTTATCGAGCACTACCGCATGAATTTTTAAGGGAATATATGGAGGGCAATTATtccttgattttatttaaacataGATATATGACGCCAATAaaataaaggagaaaaaaaaagtaaaaagaaccTACTATATTATTGTAcctcaataattaattaaatgaataatgatgTGAAGAACTTTTATTCATAAGATGGCAAGAGAGCGAGAGTGTCGGCCATGTCAAATGTCACAGAATGACAATACTCAACAAGGTGAACCCCACtacctatatttatattacatGCCACCttcgtcccccaaaatttgctacattTTGACTCgatacggattttaagaaatgtaatagaaaatgagttgaaaaagttggtgggatgtggggtcctacttttaaagtattagttttataataaaatgtgaataagaatgagttagtggaatatgggtccactaccaaaaatggtaaaagtgaagtgtatcaaatttttaggtacggaccgaaatagtaaactgtatcaaattttcagggacggaggtagcagtattttaatttgaatttcttataattatattattttttataaaaaaaagtctcttgttaataaatactctcttcactatttcttttttaattcgtcccacaaaaatatgttctttctaattttgaaaattattttctcttaatatggtgagactcattttcagtaacaatactttatttaccttttctttcTGTCAATAACGGACCAGAAATAGAATTCGTGGGGCcgaataaaagaatatataatatatagtatataatatttaaattattattatcattacaaaatatatagtatttttttaaataattattataataaatatgtatgtaGAAATAATGAACACATCATACAACTTCgcagtataatttaattatttagtgtgtgctaaactttttaatatttcaatttatatttaatttctgatATGTTGTgcgtattatttaatttatttgttattttacaaatattattattgtttttaactacaactaaaaacaaaaagaactGTTAACTACACACTAACTaaagttttttaaatattttacacgAGATCTACAAATCAActacacataaattaaattagcatATACTCCACTAAATATAGTACACCTTGttataacataaattaaattaataaataaaatccattgCTGCAAAACAGCGGCTCCCTATCTTCATCTACAATTCCCTTTCCCTAATTCTGCAACTATTTCTCATCAAGCTTTCTCTTGGATTTAACTTTCCCAagtttattcttctttttcatttccacaATAATACTTTCTCTGTATTTCTCTCATCtcctttctattttctttaattttcacCGGTTACTCTCTtccttatttttcttcattaatgGAGATGAAGCTACTTTTCATGGGGTCGGGAGACGGAGTTGCCCTTAGTTGGTGGCCGATTCTTAGCTTCACGGTGACATTCATGGACTTGTGGTGGGGTTGGCCGACCCCGGGCGACCCCACCTGAGTCCGTCGTTGCTTTCTGTCTCTCTCTTACATTatcaattattcattaaaactcatgcccaactcagtgtatattcttgaggaacggaggaagtacaatttatttatgaacATAAGTGTATAAAGATTTCCTCTATCTCTAATGTATGACAGTAACactataataaaaagaatggccaaggacattttttaatactaataaggACGCTAATTTGTGTGTCTAATTATATCAACAAAGCTTCATAAAATGTCTTTATTGTTGGTGTCCAAACTAAAATTAGGAGACACAAATAGAAACatactagaaaataaaagattaagataatttgcACTCAACTTAGACCCGCTTCCTTTTGCGTCCAAAATTAtgacaatttttaaaaaatttaagcgCTAGTAATTGTGTCTCGATTTTTGTG harbors:
- the LOC125185605 gene encoding ferric reduction oxidase 7, chloroplastic-like; this encodes MDLESFNVGDFHCMGFSHISLSIRCCPSSLSQIDSSYEHPYVRSVRRCIPNLQCLLIAFLASAYIYLRDEEDENDHGKKSSGKQARLRLWTMPILVDGPFGVVSAAEVIGIAVFTTYIVWSFYAEMVKNFEVLAFKHMPTHEER